Sequence from the Egibacter rhizosphaerae genome:
GTACCTCGCGAACAAGGTCCAGAACATCCAGGGCTCGGCCGACGTGCTGCTCGACAAGGCCGAGCTCACCCAGGAGGAGATCCGCCCGGTCGCCGACGCGATGGAGGAGGGGGGCCGCCTCGCCGCGAAGGAGGCCGTGACCGACGAGGTCCTCGACAAGACCAAGGCGATCGCGGGGACCCCGGCGGAGTGCATCGAGCGGATCCGCGAGTACCGCGAGGCCGGCTGCAGCCACATCATGCTCGAGCTGTGGGGCGAGGACCGCAACCGTCAGCTCCGGATGTTCGGCGAGCAGGTCCTGCCCCACGTCGGGCAGGGGGAGCCCGTATGACGTCACTGGCCGACGTCAGGCAGTGCGTCGACCGCGACCGGCTCAAGGCGACCGCCACGGGACTGGTCGACATCCCGAGCCCGACGGGTCACGAGCAAGCCGCGGCGGAGTTCATGGCCACGGAGCTGGCCGACGCCGGGCTCGATGTGGGCCTGCAGGAGGTCGAGCCGGGCCGTGCGAACGCGGTCGGGCGGCGGCGCGGGGGGAGCGACGGGCCCTCGTTGATGTTCAACGGGCACCTCGACACCTCTTACCGTGGCGACGAGCCGTGGCTCACCGGGCCGGGCTTCAAGCCGTCGTCGCTGATCCGGGACGAGACGATCCTCGGCCTCGGGATCATGAACATGAAGGGCGCGGTGGCGTGCTACGTCGAAGCGGCCCGAGCGCTGCGCGACGCCGACGTGGAACTGGCCGGCGACCTCGTGATCGCCGCCGTCGCGGGCGAGATCGAGAAGACCCAGTGGCGGGCCTGGGGCGAGGACTACGTGGGTGCGGACTACCGCGGCTACGGCTGCGGGACACGCCACCTCGTCACGAGCGGGGTCCTCGCCGACGCGTGCATCCTCGGCGAGCCCTCCGAGGAGCGCCTCGTGCTCGGCCATTTCGGCAGCATGTGGGTGCGCATCTCCACCCAGGGCCCGTTCTTCCACACCGCCTTCAGCCACGGCCGCCAGCACGAGAACTCGATCGTCCGGATGCAGGACGTCGTACAGGGTGTGCTCGAGTGGGCGCCGACCTGGGAGGAGCGCGCCAGTTACCAGGGGCTGCCGGGCGTGGTGAACCTCGGGTCGATGCGCGGCGGTTTCCCCTGGCGGGTGAGCCGCACCCCCCATCGGACCGACCTGTTCCTCGACCTGCGGGTGCCTCCGACGATGCCGATGCTCGACGCGCAGCGCGAGGTCGCGGGGCTCGTCGCCGCGCTCCGCGATCGCCATCCAGAGCACGAAATCGACTGGGAGGTCTTCGTCACCGCCCCGGGGGCCGAGATCGCGTCCGATCACCCGATCGTGCGCGCGGCCGAGGTCGGCCACGAGACCGCGTACGGGCAGGCGCCCGAGCACGACTACGTGCGATGGGCCTCGGACGCGTCGACGCTCTCCCGGTACGGCGTCGCCGCCTTCAACTACGGACCGATCTCCAGTGCCCTGCCGGGGCCCGAAGGGGAGAGCGTGCCGATCGACAGCCTCGTCCGGATCGCCACGTCGTACGCCGTGACCGCGATGGAGTTCTGTGGGGTGCAGACATGAAGCTGGTGACCTACCGCGACGCCGCCGGTACCGCCCGACCGGGCGTGGTGCGGGGCGAGGGGATCGTCCCGCTCGACTACCCGGACATGCGCGCGGTGTTCGAGGACTACGACCGCGCGATCGCCTCCGCCAAGGCGGCACGGGGCGACGGCACGGCGCTCGACGCGGCCGACCTCGAGGCGCCGATCGTGCCGAAGAAGTTCTTCCACACCGCCGGCAACTTCCGCGAGCACGAGGAGGAGTCGCAGAAGGCGGACTGGTCGCACGAGATCGCGCCGTGGATCGTGTTCTTCCAGAACACCGACGCGATCATCGGCCCGGACGACCCGATCGTCTACCCGCCGCACCTCACGAGCGAGCTCGACTACGAGCTGGAGCTCTGCGTGGTCATCAAGAAGGCGGGCAAGCACTTCGACGCCGACGCCGCTCGTGACTACATTGGTGGATATGTACTATTCAACGACATCACGGCTCGGGACATCCAGCGAAACGAGATGCGCTCGGGCGTGTTCAGCTTCTGCAAGGCGATCGATACGTTCTGCCCGGTGGGCCCCTGGATCGTGACCCCCGACGAGGTCGGCGACCCGCACGACCTGCGCATGGAGCTGCGGGTCAACGGGGAGCCGCGCCAGCAGTCGCACTCCAGCAACATGTGGGTCTCGGTGCCGCAGATCATCGCCCACTACTCCGCGCTCGGCTACAGCGCCGGCGACATCCTCTCGACCGGCACGGTCTCGGGGGTCGCGGCGTTCAGCGACGATCCCCAGGCGAACTACCTGAAGCCCGGCGACGTCGTGGAGTGCGACATCGAGCGGGTCGGGATCCTGCGCAACCAGGTCATCGGCTGGGAGGACGCGTACAGCGCCCCGCCGCGCTGACGGGCGACCCGGGGCGGAAGCCTCACGAGACAAGGGGCCGGCAGATGGAGTACCCACGGGACGAGGAACGGCTCAGCCGGGTCCGCTCGCGCATGGCCGACGAGGATGTCGACGCCCTCGTCTGCAGCGCCCCCGACAACGTCGTGTACCTCGGCAACTACTGGACGATGAAGGGCTGGGAGGTCCTCGTCTTCCCCCGCGAGGGCGAACCGACGCTGATCGCCGTGGAGCCCCAGGCCGAGAACGTGGCACGCAACGCGTGGGTCGACGACGTGCGCTACTTCGCGGGCTACGACCCCGGCGACCCGCGGCCGCCGCACGTGCGCGCGCTCGATCTGGCCCTCGAGGTCCTGGCCGAGCGCGGCCTCGACCGCCGGGTCGGCGCCGAGCTCTCCGGCGGTACACAGGGTGCGGATCGCATGGTCGGCGAGCCGACGGTGCCCTGGAAGGACCGCTACGACCGCCTCGAGGCCGCGACCGGCGAGCTCGCGGACGCCACGCCGTTGCTCGTGCGGGCGCGGATGCGCAAGACCCCCCAGGAGATCGAGCGGCTCCGGCGCACGAACCGCCTCGCGGGGTTGGCGGTCGACCACGTGCGCGAGCGCATCTCCGCCGACCAGCGTGAACCGGACGTGGGGGGGATGTACGAGGCGTTCGTGCACTCCGAGGGGATCGGGTTCGAGGGCACGGTCGAGATGGCGCGCGCTTTCACGCTCGCCTGGTCCGGGCCGGGCATCAGCACGTTCACCGCCACGGGCAACCGGCCCATCCAGCCCGACCAACCCACCCTGCTGGAGATCTGGGTCTGCGCGGACGGGTACTGGAACGACCTCACGAAGAACGCGTGTCCCGGCCCCCTCACGCCGGCCTACGAGCGCCTCCTCGACGACCTCCTGGGGATCATGGACGAGGTGACGCGCGACCACGTCCACCCCGGGGCGCCGTTGGGGGAGGTGGATCGGCTCATCCGCGCGCGGATCACCGAGGCGGGCCACACCGAGCCCAGCCACTTCGTCTGCCACGGGGTCGGCGCTCGGGCGCACGAGCCCCCCTGGGCGCACCAGGCGGTCGACGCCACGATGGAGGAGGGGATGGTCCTCGCGATCGAGCCCGGCTGCTACTGGGACGGCGGCGGGGGGCTGCGCCTCGAGGACAACTTCCTCGTGACCGCCGACGGCTGCGAGCGCCTCTGCCCCGCCCCCGACGACTTCCGGCGGTGAGCATGCGCATCGAGTCGGTCTGCGTCATCGGCAGCGGGGCGATCGGCAGCCTCTGCGCCGGCCATCTCGCCCAACTCGCCGACGTGTCGGTGCTGACACGGCGCGAGAACCAGGCTGCGGCATTGACCGAGCAGGGCCTGCGGGTGTCGGGCAAGACCGAGCGCCACGTCCCGATCCGGGCCTCGCACCGCGCGGCCGACCTGCCCGCCGCGGACCTCGTGATCGTCGCGTGCAAGGTGACCCAGCTGCGCGAGGCGATCGCCGCGTTCGAGGGGCGCGCGCCCGATGCCACGGTGCTGACCCTCCAGAACGGGATGGGCGCGGAGGAGGTCGTGGGCGAGCACGGATCGTGGCCGATCGTGTCGGGCGTGACGTTCATGAGCGGGGTGCGCCACTCGGACGTGCACGTGGAGTACGAGCTCGACACCGCCACCTGGATGGGCCCGTACCACGGGACCGGGACCTCCTACGAGGTGGCCGCCGCGATCGGGGAGCTCTTCGTGGCCGGCGGGCTGCGCGCCGAGGTCTTCGCGGACCTGCGGCCGGCGCAGTGGTCGAAGCTCCTCTTCAACACGGCCGTGAACTGCGTCGCGGCGGTCACGGACCTGCCGCACGTCGGGGTCTTCGCCCGCCGCGAGCGCGACACCGACCTCGGCCACCTCCTGAGTGACCTCGTTGCCGAGGGCAAGGCCGTCGCCGAGGCCGCGGGCGTCGAGCTCTACGAGGACCCCTGGGAGATGAACGTGCGCGCGGTCAGCGTCGGCCAGACCGGCAACGAGGCGTACGCGCACGTGCCGTCGATGCTGGCCGACGTGCGGGCCGGACAGGCGACCGAGGTCGATTTCATCGCCGGCTCGCTCGTCCGTGAGGCCGACCGCCACGGGGTGCCGGTCCCGCTCACGCGGGCGCTCTACCGCCTCGTGAAAGCGCGTGACCGGACCTACGACGACTGACCCACGAGAGGAGCACCCGTGCGGATCGCCGTGATCGGCTGCGGGGCGGTCGGCAGCATCTTCGCCGCCCACCTCGCCCAACTCGAGGACGCGGAGGTCTGGGCCTACGACGTCGACACCGCCCACGTCGACGCGATCAACGCGCACGGCCTGCGCCTGTCGGGCCAGCGGGACCTCACGGGCTGGCCGCGGGCCACCGGCCACGCCGACGAGCTGCCGCCATGCGATCTCGGCATCGTGGCGACGAAGTCCTACGTCACCGAGCCGGCGATCCGCGCCGTCGCCGCGAGCTTCGCCGACGGCGCGGTCTGCTCGGTCCAGAACGGGGTCGGCAACGAGGAGGTCATCGCCGGTCACGTCGCCCGGGTGATCCGCGGCACGACGTTCCCGGCCGGACGGATCCTCGAGCCCGGGCACGTCGCGATGGACACCGGGGGCAAGGTGTGGGTCGGCCCGTTCGAGGACCAGCCCGCGCGCATGGACGAGGTCGAGGCCCTCGCGGATGCCCTGAACCGCGCGCAGCTGGACGCGCTCGCGATGACCGATGCGCGCGGCGCCCAGTGGACGAAGGTCATTTTCAACGCCGCGACGAACCCGCTCGGCGCGCTCACGGGCCTCACGCACGGGCGCCTCTGCGAGCTCCCCGCGACGAGGGAGCTCGCGAGTGCGCTGGTCGCCGAGGGGCGCGCCGTCGCCGAGGCGCTCGGGATCGAGCTCGACAGCGATCCCGACGAGCTGATCGACCACGCCGCGGAGGTCGCCTACGAGCACCAGGCCAGCATGTTGCAGGACGTGCTCGCCGAGCGCGCGACCGAGGTGGACGCGCTGAACGGCGGGATCTCCCGCTTCGGTGACGAGGGCGGGGTCCCCACGCCGATGAACCGTGCCGTCTGGGCGCTCGTGCAAGGGCTCGAGCGCTCATGGACGCAACCACGCTGAGGAGGGTCACCATGCCGAGCACCGCCGAGATCGAGCGCCGCTACCGCAAGCTGCGCGAGGCCATGGAGCACGCGGGCGTCGACGCGCTCGTCGTGACCGGGACGGAGTACACCGGCTTCGAGGGCGGGATCCGGTACGTCTCGGGCTTCCGGATCGTGCACCGCTACACCTACGTCGTCCTGCCGCTCGACGGCGAACCGGTCTCGTTGTTCCCCGCGGAGGCCCGGTGGGTCGGGGTGCACGCGGAGCCCTGGATCGAGCGCCAGGAGTTCCCCCAGGTCCCCGGCGACTGGATCCGCGAGGAGGCCGAGAAGCGGGGTTGGCGCCGGATCGGGGTGTACGGCCTCGACTTCGTCATGCCCGTGCGCGACTACCGCGCGCTGAGTGCCGGGGACGTCGAGCTCGTCCCGTTCGATCAGGAGTTCGACACCGCCCGCGCGGTGAAGAGCGACGAGGAGCTCGAACTGGTCCGCGACAGCCTCGCGATCAACGAGGAGGGCTTCTGGGCGCTCGTGCGGGCCTACGAGCCGGGCCGCACCGAGTCGGAGCTCATGGCGGCCGCGGAGGCGCTGTTCGTCGAGCGTGGCACGGGCCGGCGGACGATGAACATGGTGTTGTCGGGTCGGGGCGGCTCCGCCGAGCCCGAGTTCAAGATCCCCGATCACCAGCGGCCGGTGGAGCCCGACGACCTGCTGCTCTACTCGCTGGAGATCGCCGGGCCGGGCGGATACTGGACGGAGTTCGCCCGTCCCCTCATCCGGGGCGAGCTGAGCGCGGAGTCCCGCCGCATGTTTGACGCGTACCACGCGTGCTTCGAGGCGGCGACCCGGACGCTCCGCGACGGGGCGACGGCCCAGGACGTCCATCGCGCGGTCGCCGAGCCGCTCGAGGACGAGGGGTATCCGTTGGGCCACGTCACGGGCCACTCGATCGGCACGACGATGATCGAGTTCCCCCGGATCGGCGAGGGCGAGGAGTCCACGGTCCTGCGCGAGAACATGATCATCTCGATCCACCCCCACGTGATCTCGACCGACGGGCAGTCCTGCCTCTACATGCAGGAGACCTTCCGGGTCGGCCGGGACGGCGGGGAGGCGCTCTCCGGCGTGCCGATCACGACGTTCGACGGCACGGAGGCCTGACGGCGGAGGTCTGCGCGGGTCCCGGTCCCGCCGACGAGCGCTAGCCCGCGAGTACGCGGCGGGTCAGGTCGACCCGGGAGATCGTGCCGGTCTTGCGGTACACGCTGCCGGTGTGCTCCTTGACCGTGTAGGGGCTCAGGAACAACTCGGCGGCGATGGCGTCGTTGCTGGCACCGGCCGCGATCAGCTGTGCGACCTCCCGCTCCCGCGGCGTCAGGGCACTCGCCACGGCCGCGGGCAGGGTGGGTCGGGTGGGCTCCTCCAACGCCAGCGTGGTCGCCATCAGGTTCGGGTCGTCGGCGTCGCGGACCGAGCGCAGCCGGAGGACCCCTTCGCCGGCAGGGAGGCGCACCGTTCGTCGAGCGGTGATCTCGCCGTCCCTCGCGCCGTCGGACGCGAGCGCGGCGTCGAGGGAGAATCCCGGGTCCGCGGCCTCCAACCGCTCCAGCAGCTCGCGGGCGGCCCGGTTGACCCGTCGTTCCCCACCCCCGAGGTCGGTGAGGACGAGCGGCTCGTCGCACAGTTCCACGCCGGTACGCAGCCAATCGCGCTCGCGGGCGAGGTCGGCAGTGCGCGCCACGGACTCGAGCGCACCACCGACCACGAGTCCGATGGCCCCGGCGAACTCGATCAGCTCGCGCGTCACCGAGGGGTGATGCGCGTGGAACGCGAAGTGCAGCGAGCCGACGACGCGCGCCTGCGCCACGACGGGCGCCTCGATCTTGTGCTCGAAGCGCTGGAGCTGGCAGATCTCGTACATCGGGTTGGCGAGCCACTCCGGCTCGCTCAGGAGCGTGGCGCTCGACGTCGGTCGCCGCTCGTCGACCAGGTAGTGCAGCATCGGGTCGACGGCCCGCCCACGCTCCTCGTAGACGGCGAGGACGTAGTCGCTGACCCCCCGCACTGCGGTGTGCTCGACCACCAGCGTGCCGGGATCGAACAGGTACAGCCCCTGGGCCGCGCTCGGCACCAGGGCGCCGGCTCCGCGAAGGAAGGCCGCGCCCACTCCCTTCACGGTCGACTCGCGGGTGAGCGCCGGGGCGAAGTGGGCGAGCCGTGCCCAGGCGACGTCACCCCCGTCGACGGAACCCGCCATCGGATCGAGGATGTCATCGGCTTCGCGTTCGGCCATCTCGGGCTCCCGGTGGGCTCCAGTGGGTGCTCGGTGGGCGATACGTGAACCCACATGTATGATATTTGATTAGATCATCCCGGACCGTCTCCGTCAACGGCCCGTGGATGGTGACCCCCCCCGTTCGGGGGGTGTCGACGGGACCGGCGTCGCGCGGGATGTTGAGTGGCCCCGCCCCGGCGTACGTTCGCAGCGACCCGAAGCGTCGGGTCGCAACGGGCGATCGGGCCGGGCGCACCGCGGCCGGCCCCAGGGGAGGAGGGCCTCGCCATGAGCGGGAACGGGCAGATCGCGGTCGTCGGCGCGGGACAAGCGGGGCTGCTGGCGGCTCACGGGCTCCTGCGCGCCGGGTACGAGGTGACGCTGTACTCGGACAAGACCCCCGAGGACTTCCTCGAACGCGCCCGCCCGACGGGCACCGCCGCCCGATTCCACAGCGCCCTGGAGTTCGAGCGGGAGTTGGGCCTCGACCATTGGGAGAACATCGCTCCCAAGGGCGATGGGATCCACCTGCACTTCAACCCCACGCTCCGCAACACGCTGGTCACGCTGGTCGGCCGGCTCGATCACCACTACCTCGCGATCGACCTGCGGCTGCAGAGCGCCCGATGGCTCGAGGACCTGGAGGCCCGCGGTGGCAAGGTCGAGCTCGAGACCGTCACCGTGGAGCGCCTCGACGAGCTCGCCGCCCAGTACGACCTCGTGCTGGTGGCCGCCGGCAAGGGGGAGACCCAGCGGTTGTTCCCACGGGACGAGGCGCGCAGCACCTACGCCACCCCGCAGCGCTACCTCGCGATGGTCAACGTCACGGGTCCCGCGATGGAGTTCCCGTACCTCCCGGGGCGCACGCCGGTGAAGTTCAACTTCTTCGCTCCGCACGGGGAGATGTTCTGGGTGCCGTGGCTCTCGAAGGACCTCGAGCCCTCGTGGAGCCTGGTGTTCGAGGCGAAGGAGGGCGGGCCCGTGGACCGGTTCCGCGAGGTCTCCTCGGCCGACGAGGCCCTGCGCGTGGCCCAGCAGGTGATGGCCGAGATGGCGCCGTGGGACGCCGAGTGGGTCCGCGACGCCCGCCCGTGCGACGAGAACTCGTGGCTTCGGGGCACCTTCGTCCCGGAGGTGCGCGACGTGGTGGGGACCCTGCCCTCCGGCCGCACGGTCATGGCGGTGGGCGACACCGCGCACACCCTCGACCCGATCGGAGGGCAGGGCGCGAACAACGGGAACAAGATGGCCCGGACCGTGGTCGACGCGATCGTCGAGCGGGGCGGGGGGCCGTTCGGGTCCGACTGGATGCGGGACACCTTCGACCGGTTCTGGCAGCGGCACGGCCGGCACACGGAGCGGTTCAACGCGGCGCTGCTGGAGCCCCTGACCGCGGCGGGAAAGGCGGTCCTGATCGCCCAGTACGGCAGCGGGGGCTCACCCGAGGAGTGGACGCCCCAGGACGAGGTCGCCCGCGCGTTCTGCAACAACTTCGACGACCCCGCGCGACTCACCGACGCGTTCTACGACCCCGAGCGCGCCAAGGCCGCGGTCCGGGAGGCGCACGGCTCCACGCTGTGGCCGCTGCTGCGAGGTCGGGCGGGCATCGCGCGCGGGCAGATACGCCAACGGCTCGGCCGTGAGGCGGGACACCCCGGCACGTAGCGGGCACCACGGCGCGGGCACCACGGCCCGCGTGTCGGCTCGGCGAACGGAGGAACGGATGGGTGATCTCGACGGCAAGCGGGCGATCGTGACGGGAGGGGCCACACTGATCGGGGCCACGATCGTCGCGGCCATGGTGCGCGAGGGCGCGACGGTCGTCCTGGCCGACATCGACGAGGAGGCGGGACGTCGGGAGGCCTCGCGCCTCGACCCCGAGCGGGTCGTGTTCCGGCACGTGGATGTGACCGCGGACGACCAGCTCGATCAGCTCGTCGACGAGACCGTCACGCGTCTCGGTGGGATCGACGTGCTGGTGAACGGCGCCGCGACCTACCTCGACAACGCGCTCGAGACGACCCGCGAGGACTGGCTGCGCGCCCTCGACGTGAACCTCGTCTCGGGCGCACTCCTGACCGCCCGGGTGGCCCCGCACATGGCGGCCGCGGGCGGGGGCGCGGTCGTCAACCTCGCGTCGATCAGCGGGAAGCGCGCCCAGCCGCTGTTCTACGTCTACTCGGCGACGAAGGCGGCCATCCTCGGGGTGAC
This genomic interval carries:
- a CDS encoding M20 family metallopeptidase; translated protein: MTSLADVRQCVDRDRLKATATGLVDIPSPTGHEQAAAEFMATELADAGLDVGLQEVEPGRANAVGRRRGGSDGPSLMFNGHLDTSYRGDEPWLTGPGFKPSSLIRDETILGLGIMNMKGAVACYVEAARALRDADVELAGDLVIAAVAGEIEKTQWRAWGEDYVGADYRGYGCGTRHLVTSGVLADACILGEPSEERLVLGHFGSMWVRISTQGPFFHTAFSHGRQHENSIVRMQDVVQGVLEWAPTWEERASYQGLPGVVNLGSMRGGFPWRVSRTPHRTDLFLDLRVPPTMPMLDAQREVAGLVAALRDRHPEHEIDWEVFVTAPGAEIASDHPIVRAAEVGHETAYGQAPEHDYVRWASDASTLSRYGVAAFNYGPISSALPGPEGESVPIDSLVRIATSYAVTAMEFCGVQT
- a CDS encoding fumarylacetoacetate hydrolase family protein — its product is MKLVTYRDAAGTARPGVVRGEGIVPLDYPDMRAVFEDYDRAIASAKAARGDGTALDAADLEAPIVPKKFFHTAGNFREHEEESQKADWSHEIAPWIVFFQNTDAIIGPDDPIVYPPHLTSELDYELELCVVIKKAGKHFDADAARDYIGGYVLFNDITARDIQRNEMRSGVFSFCKAIDTFCPVGPWIVTPDEVGDPHDLRMELRVNGEPRQQSHSSNMWVSVPQIIAHYSALGYSAGDILSTGTVSGVAAFSDDPQANYLKPGDVVECDIERVGILRNQVIGWEDAYSAPPR
- a CDS encoding M24 family metallopeptidase; amino-acid sequence: MEYPRDEERLSRVRSRMADEDVDALVCSAPDNVVYLGNYWTMKGWEVLVFPREGEPTLIAVEPQAENVARNAWVDDVRYFAGYDPGDPRPPHVRALDLALEVLAERGLDRRVGAELSGGTQGADRMVGEPTVPWKDRYDRLEAATGELADATPLLVRARMRKTPQEIERLRRTNRLAGLAVDHVRERISADQREPDVGGMYEAFVHSEGIGFEGTVEMARAFTLAWSGPGISTFTATGNRPIQPDQPTLLEIWVCADGYWNDLTKNACPGPLTPAYERLLDDLLGIMDEVTRDHVHPGAPLGEVDRLIRARITEAGHTEPSHFVCHGVGARAHEPPWAHQAVDATMEEGMVLAIEPGCYWDGGGGLRLEDNFLVTADGCERLCPAPDDFRR
- a CDS encoding ketopantoate reductase family protein; the protein is MRIESVCVIGSGAIGSLCAGHLAQLADVSVLTRRENQAAALTEQGLRVSGKTERHVPIRASHRAADLPAADLVIVACKVTQLREAIAAFEGRAPDATVLTLQNGMGAEEVVGEHGSWPIVSGVTFMSGVRHSDVHVEYELDTATWMGPYHGTGTSYEVAAAIGELFVAGGLRAEVFADLRPAQWSKLLFNTAVNCVAAVTDLPHVGVFARRERDTDLGHLLSDLVAEGKAVAEAAGVELYEDPWEMNVRAVSVGQTGNEAYAHVPSMLADVRAGQATEVDFIAGSLVREADRHGVPVPLTRALYRLVKARDRTYDD
- a CDS encoding ketopantoate reductase family protein, whose translation is MRIAVIGCGAVGSIFAAHLAQLEDAEVWAYDVDTAHVDAINAHGLRLSGQRDLTGWPRATGHADELPPCDLGIVATKSYVTEPAIRAVAASFADGAVCSVQNGVGNEEVIAGHVARVIRGTTFPAGRILEPGHVAMDTGGKVWVGPFEDQPARMDEVEALADALNRAQLDALAMTDARGAQWTKVIFNAATNPLGALTGLTHGRLCELPATRELASALVAEGRAVAEALGIELDSDPDELIDHAAEVAYEHQASMLQDVLAERATEVDALNGGISRFGDEGGVPTPMNRAVWALVQGLERSWTQPR
- a CDS encoding M24 family metallopeptidase, with translation MPSTAEIERRYRKLREAMEHAGVDALVVTGTEYTGFEGGIRYVSGFRIVHRYTYVVLPLDGEPVSLFPAEARWVGVHAEPWIERQEFPQVPGDWIREEAEKRGWRRIGVYGLDFVMPVRDYRALSAGDVELVPFDQEFDTARAVKSDEELELVRDSLAINEEGFWALVRAYEPGRTESELMAAAEALFVERGTGRRTMNMVLSGRGGSAEPEFKIPDHQRPVEPDDLLLYSLEIAGPGGYWTEFARPLIRGELSAESRRMFDAYHACFEAATRTLRDGATAQDVHRAVAEPLEDEGYPLGHVTGHSIGTTMIEFPRIGEGEESTVLRENMIISIHPHVISTDGQSCLYMQETFRVGRDGGEALSGVPITTFDGTEA
- a CDS encoding helix-turn-helix transcriptional regulator, yielding MAEREADDILDPMAGSVDGGDVAWARLAHFAPALTRESTVKGVGAAFLRGAGALVPSAAQGLYLFDPGTLVVEHTAVRGVSDYVLAVYEERGRAVDPMLHYLVDERRPTSSATLLSEPEWLANPMYEICQLQRFEHKIEAPVVAQARVVGSLHFAFHAHHPSVTRELIEFAGAIGLVVGGALESVARTADLARERDWLRTGVELCDEPLVLTDLGGGERRVNRAARELLERLEAADPGFSLDAALASDGARDGEITARRTVRLPAGEGVLRLRSVRDADDPNLMATTLALEEPTRPTLPAAVASALTPREREVAQLIAAGASNDAIAAELFLSPYTVKEHTGSVYRKTGTISRVDLTRRVLAG
- a CDS encoding styrene monooxygenase/indole monooxygenase family protein — protein: MSGNGQIAVVGAGQAGLLAAHGLLRAGYEVTLYSDKTPEDFLERARPTGTAARFHSALEFERELGLDHWENIAPKGDGIHLHFNPTLRNTLVTLVGRLDHHYLAIDLRLQSARWLEDLEARGGKVELETVTVERLDELAAQYDLVLVAAGKGETQRLFPRDEARSTYATPQRYLAMVNVTGPAMEFPYLPGRTPVKFNFFAPHGEMFWVPWLSKDLEPSWSLVFEAKEGGPVDRFREVSSADEALRVAQQVMAEMAPWDAEWVRDARPCDENSWLRGTFVPEVRDVVGTLPSGRTVMAVGDTAHTLDPIGGQGANNGNKMARTVVDAIVERGGGPFGSDWMRDTFDRFWQRHGRHTERFNAALLEPLTAAGKAVLIAQYGSGGSPEEWTPQDEVARAFCNNFDDPARLTDAFYDPERAKAAVREAHGSTLWPLLRGRAGIARGQIRQRLGREAGHPGT
- a CDS encoding SDR family oxidoreductase, translated to MGDLDGKRAIVTGGATLIGATIVAAMVREGATVVLADIDEEAGRREASRLDPERVVFRHVDVTADDQLDQLVDETVTRLGGIDVLVNGAATYLDNALETTREDWLRALDVNLVSGALLTARVAPHMAAAGGGAVVNLASISGKRAQPLFYVYSATKAAILGVTRNEALKLSDRGVRVNSVSPGWIWSNPIQEMTGGDRAMADGVGEHLFLTGRIGDPEEVAEAVVFLASDRASFITGTDLAVDGGYTAIGPEQMGQPLRPLLE